From Streptomyces fungicidicus, one genomic window encodes:
- a CDS encoding SDR family NAD(P)-dependent oxidoreductase, which yields MRDTTEHAGASADVIVLSAVTERQLDARARDLLAFVEEQPRLDLADLAFSLQVGRAALECRLAFTAGSLDAVARGLRTHLGEDDSVEVFRGRAPESPGWEEQSDEDRDLVRSLVAARAWRRVAEVWAGGRAVDWALLHAPHRPYRIPLPTYPFARERYWVTASPPPPAGSVPPPAAVLHPLLHRGASASGGRGYSSTFTGEEPVLNDHRVHGVRTMPGAAYLEMALAAAADSRGGTVADSAGLAVTDVVWIRPFRVEDQPRDLDVVLHPDSSDGARFRISAAGDGSGAAVLCTGSVGPCEAAPASVDLTRLRAACGERRWDAAEIYPAFRSAGITYGDSFRAVEHLLLGESQVLARLALPEAALVDAAGCCLPPGLMDAALQTCAAFMTGDPDAEGAAFVPYGVDRVEVLAAPGEALWVWGRPGARDTAGSTTRTFDLDLCDDAGRVRVRVRGLSVRALHPGATPGGAAAHTDGEVLASPRWQRRTLPRASGPAVGRRAVVFAEDGALGGGASADPDCEVVTLTSRAATLDARYTDYALQVFDRTQQLLRDGTQTPYVLQILLTDRPESGVLTGLGALLRTAALENPRITGQVVVMADGTPVAERLRLLARERRGPVDATVRLRPDGREVLIWAEESPARSAGSPWRSGGVYLITGGLGGLGRIFAEEITRQVKDARLVLVGRSPETEPSRRILEGLRASGAQVSYEPVDVTDHGAVAALVDRVRRTAGTIHGIVHGAGVIEDDFVLRKSAREFRAVLAPKVSGLVSLDEATADLDLDFFVAFSSGAAVTGNVGQADYAAANAFMDAFAEYRRGLVADGHRSGRTLSINWPLWAEGGMGADAGTRTVLRDRFGISPLERDAGVRAFTRCLHTNHHQVLVAAGHTDRTRKALTMQQAGEPTAPVNTATPAAPVAGRDDGLAEWTVTYLTTLLSEVLKVPARRIEPGSSLERYGIDSIQALNLTARLEASFGLLPKTLFFEYRDIKALSRYFTEVHEDRLRELRGAVPAAEVPSPPAPAEPPAVSTATARAVAVDTAGPAHRTEGHGSAPRCTEIAVIGMSGRYPQAPDLRTFWRNLWEGRDCVTEIPRDRWDAGAYYDADRSRPGTTNSKWGGFLDDVDRFDPLFFNMSPREAEFTDPQERLFLECVYETLQDAGYTRHDLTAPSPDGAGGNVGVFVGAMYDEYQLYGATEQALADGRVVPGNAANIANRVSYFCDWQGPSLTVKTMCSSSLTALHLACQSLQTGDCEVAVAGGVNLSLHPAKYLLLGQAGFASSTGRCESFGQGGDGYVPAEGVGAVMLKPLDRAIADNDRIHGVIKATAVNHGGRTNGYTVPNPNAQADVVARALDKAGVDARTISYVEAHGTGTSLGDPIEIAGLAKAFARHTDDRGFCAIGSVKSNIGHAESAAGISAFTKVLLQLAHGRLAPSLHSETLNPHIDFTGTPFRVQREPGEWRRPVIDTPDGPREYPRLAGISSFGAGGSNAHVIVGEYVPAGPVAADDPAQWPLGSVIVLSARTEEQLREQAGRLLDWVREERIEDADVPAVAATLQVAREHMAERLAFLAGSVAELTARLGDYVEGKDDAGTHRGRGRRSQDVVSVLAEDEDMAGTIAAWVDKGKFGKLLELWTNGLDLPWRSHYPTSLPRRLSLPAYPFARKRFWAADGARSAAVTAGRGPVTAAEPAEPAVPADAAVQVAPAPAPRIAAKPRGIGLAPLDAGIGSAPARPAPAGSVPVLPVPEEPSREADAPDATPETGTEDAPRPAPEHGRPVPGPAVQDRESLVRELTASLAEALFLLEEEIDPDTKFTDIGLDSIVGVEWMKAINKRYGLDLTVTRLYDHPTVVELSAYVAGELAKGGAPQGRPFREVTEPAAGPTGVTVPEPAAGPAEVTVPEPTRAVVPAPSAVPASSVVPATFAESVAEESPGADSRTAGAIAVVGMSGRYPGSATLDEYWETLAQGRDCVEEVPDSRWSVVDHYDPRPHQEGKVTCKWLGRLDDIESFDPLFFNIPPAEAETMDPQQRLFLQEAYHAFEDAGYDPRSLSGRKCGVYLGIMSSEYGMLMQRQGGGTSAAATSGSNAITAARIAYFLDLKGPAIALDTACSSSLVATHLATQALRGGEIDMALVGGVTLYLSLDAYLGMSGAGMLSPDGRCKAFDNGANGFVPGEGVGALVLKRLADAVRDGDHIHGVVIGSGINQDGRTNGITAPSGASQMELERDVYHRYGIDPAGIGYAELHGTGTKLGDPIELEALATVYREHTDKTGYCAIGSVKSNLGHTSAAAGIASIQKALLCMRNEQLVPTLHFERPNEHFDFENSPFRVNTELSPWKTEPGVPRRAAVSGFGFSGTNAHLVVEEPPRDAAERPAGGPQIFVLSARSEEQLRTSAARLAGHLRAHPSLALADVAHTLQQGREAMARRLAVVAGTPGELLEKLTRYVDDGVGDGVFTGLAGKDRAGRPGAVPRAGADGTLSVTEAERLAAAWTGGTPVDWALLSGATRPRRVPLPTYPFARERCWFGDAPESGRPEASLPAPHPATAGEDHAQPGPGGEAPDGTNILLAPVWDAVPRSAPGDVALPSGRVVVIGGTAEQRERVRTVLPRAEHLTLDPADTTGTIAAKLDAAGEALGHLVWLAPRRTAADAGAVTADDALVDAQETGLYACFRTLKALLTLGYGRRPLNVTVVTERALRVRRTDVADPAHAGLHGLLGSVAKEYPAWTVGLADLDPDRDWPVAQLFAPPAGESGSVWAYRRARWYRQSLVPVQDTAGERTRRTVYRQGGVYVVIGGAGGIGEAWTEHMIRTHGAQVVWIGRRKEDESIRAKLSRLGELGPRPRYVRADATDRAALERAYQDVKRTHPVIHGVVHSAIVLLDRSLERMDEQRFRAAVTAKVDVSVRLAQVFREEPLDFLLFFSSMNSFLKSSGQCNYVAGSVFEDAYAHRLAGELDFPVKTMNWGYWGTVGVVAAPEYRERMHRAGAGSIEPADGMAALDVLLSGTFDQLGLIKAHGGNS from the coding sequence ATGCGTGACACGACCGAACACGCCGGGGCATCGGCTGACGTGATCGTCCTGTCGGCAGTGACGGAACGGCAGTTGGACGCCCGGGCACGCGATCTCCTCGCCTTCGTCGAGGAGCAGCCCCGGCTCGACCTGGCCGACCTGGCCTTCTCGCTCCAGGTCGGGCGGGCGGCGCTGGAATGCCGGCTGGCCTTCACCGCCGGCTCCCTCGACGCGGTGGCCCGGGGGCTGAGGACCCATCTGGGTGAGGACGACAGCGTCGAGGTCTTCCGCGGCCGGGCACCGGAGTCGCCCGGCTGGGAGGAGCAGAGCGACGAGGACCGGGACCTGGTCCGCTCGCTGGTGGCCGCCCGCGCATGGCGCCGCGTCGCGGAGGTCTGGGCCGGCGGACGTGCCGTCGACTGGGCCCTGCTCCACGCCCCGCACAGGCCCTACCGCATCCCCCTTCCCACATACCCCTTCGCCCGGGAGCGGTACTGGGTGACGGCGAGTCCTCCGCCGCCGGCCGGGTCCGTACCGCCTCCGGCCGCCGTGCTCCACCCGCTGCTGCACCGCGGTGCCTCCGCGTCCGGAGGCCGGGGCTACAGCTCCACCTTCACCGGCGAGGAGCCGGTACTGAACGACCACCGGGTGCACGGGGTGCGGACGATGCCCGGCGCCGCGTATCTGGAGATGGCGCTGGCGGCGGCGGCCGACTCCAGGGGAGGGACGGTGGCGGACAGCGCCGGACTCGCCGTCACGGACGTGGTCTGGATCCGGCCGTTCCGCGTCGAGGACCAGCCGCGCGACCTCGACGTGGTGCTCCATCCCGACTCCTCGGACGGGGCCCGCTTCCGGATCTCCGCCGCCGGGGACGGCTCCGGGGCCGCCGTGCTCTGCACGGGCTCGGTGGGGCCGTGCGAGGCGGCACCCGCCTCCGTGGACCTCACGCGACTGCGGGCCGCATGCGGCGAACGGCGGTGGGACGCGGCGGAGATCTACCCCGCGTTCCGGTCCGCCGGGATCACCTACGGCGATTCGTTCCGCGCGGTCGAGCACCTGCTCCTCGGGGAGTCCCAGGTGCTCGCTCGTCTGGCGCTGCCCGAGGCGGCGCTCGTCGACGCGGCCGGCTGCTGTCTGCCCCCGGGCCTGATGGACGCGGCCCTGCAGACCTGCGCGGCGTTCATGACCGGCGATCCGGATGCCGAAGGGGCGGCATTCGTGCCGTACGGGGTGGACCGGGTCGAGGTGCTCGCCGCGCCGGGCGAAGCGCTCTGGGTCTGGGGCCGGCCCGGCGCCCGTGACACGGCGGGCAGCACCACCCGTACCTTCGATCTCGATCTCTGCGACGACGCCGGCCGCGTCCGGGTGCGCGTACGGGGTCTCTCGGTGCGCGCGCTGCACCCGGGAGCGACACCCGGGGGAGCCGCCGCGCACACGGACGGCGAGGTGTTGGCCTCCCCGCGCTGGCAGCGCAGGACACTGCCCCGCGCGTCCGGTCCCGCCGTCGGGCGGCGGGCCGTGGTCTTCGCCGAGGACGGGGCGTTGGGGGGCGGTGCCTCCGCGGACCCGGACTGCGAGGTGGTGACCCTCACCTCCCGGGCCGCCACCCTGGACGCGCGCTACACGGACTACGCGTTACAGGTGTTCGACAGGACCCAGCAGCTGCTGCGTGACGGTACGCAGACCCCTTACGTCCTCCAGATCCTGTTGACCGACCGGCCGGAGTCAGGAGTGCTGACCGGGCTCGGGGCGCTGCTGAGGACCGCGGCCCTGGAGAACCCCCGGATCACCGGCCAGGTCGTCGTCATGGCCGACGGGACACCGGTCGCGGAACGGCTCCGCCTTCTCGCGCGGGAGCGCCGCGGTCCCGTCGACGCCACCGTGAGACTCCGCCCGGACGGGCGTGAGGTGCTCATCTGGGCCGAGGAGTCCCCGGCGCGCTCCGCCGGCTCGCCGTGGCGTTCCGGCGGCGTCTACCTCATCACCGGCGGCCTGGGCGGCCTCGGACGCATCTTCGCGGAGGAGATCACCCGGCAGGTGAAGGACGCCAGGCTCGTCCTCGTCGGCCGTTCCCCGGAGACGGAGCCGTCGCGCCGGATCCTCGAAGGGCTCCGCGCGTCGGGCGCGCAGGTGTCCTACGAACCGGTCGACGTCACCGACCACGGCGCGGTCGCCGCCCTCGTCGACAGGGTCCGGCGCACGGCGGGGACGATCCACGGGATCGTCCACGGTGCCGGGGTGATCGAGGACGACTTCGTCCTGAGGAAGTCGGCACGGGAGTTCCGCGCGGTGCTCGCACCGAAGGTGAGCGGCCTGGTGAGCCTCGACGAGGCGACCGCGGACCTCGATCTGGACTTCTTCGTGGCCTTCTCCTCCGGCGCCGCCGTCACGGGGAACGTCGGCCAGGCCGACTACGCGGCGGCGAACGCGTTCATGGACGCGTTCGCGGAGTACCGCCGGGGTCTCGTGGCCGACGGACACCGCTCCGGCCGCACCCTGTCGATCAACTGGCCGCTGTGGGCCGAGGGCGGCATGGGCGCCGACGCCGGCACCAGGACGGTGCTGCGCGACCGCTTCGGCATCTCACCCCTGGAACGCGACGCGGGCGTCCGGGCATTCACCCGCTGCCTCCACACGAACCACCACCAGGTACTCGTCGCCGCTGGGCACACGGACCGGACAAGGAAGGCGCTGACGATGCAGCAAGCCGGGGAACCCACGGCACCCGTGAACACCGCAACCCCCGCCGCCCCGGTGGCGGGCCGGGACGACGGACTGGCCGAGTGGACCGTCACGTACCTCACCACGCTGCTGTCGGAGGTCCTGAAGGTGCCCGCACGGCGCATCGAGCCGGGCAGCAGCCTGGAGCGCTACGGCATCGACTCGATCCAGGCCCTCAACCTCACCGCCCGGCTGGAGGCGTCCTTCGGGCTCCTGCCCAAGACGCTGTTCTTCGAGTACCGGGACATCAAGGCGCTGAGCCGGTACTTCACCGAGGTCCACGAGGACCGGCTGCGAGAGCTGCGAGGGGCCGTCCCGGCCGCCGAGGTTCCCTCGCCCCCGGCACCGGCGGAGCCGCCCGCCGTGTCCACCGCCACCGCACGGGCGGTGGCGGTGGACACGGCCGGGCCGGCGCACCGCACGGAGGGTCACGGATCCGCGCCGCGCTGCACGGAGATCGCCGTCATCGGAATGAGCGGGCGCTACCCGCAGGCCCCCGACCTGCGGACGTTCTGGCGCAATCTCTGGGAGGGCCGGGACTGCGTCACGGAGATCCCCCGGGATCGATGGGATGCCGGCGCCTACTACGACGCGGACCGTTCGCGGCCGGGGACGACGAACTCCAAGTGGGGCGGCTTCCTCGACGACGTCGACCGGTTCGACCCGCTGTTCTTCAACATGTCGCCGCGCGAGGCCGAGTTCACCGACCCGCAGGAGCGCCTGTTCCTGGAGTGCGTCTACGAGACGCTCCAGGACGCCGGGTACACGCGCCACGACCTCACCGCGCCCTCTCCGGACGGGGCCGGGGGCAACGTCGGGGTGTTCGTGGGCGCGATGTACGACGAGTACCAGCTCTACGGGGCGACCGAGCAGGCGCTCGCCGACGGGAGGGTGGTGCCGGGCAACGCCGCGAACATCGCCAACCGCGTCTCCTACTTCTGCGACTGGCAGGGACCGAGCCTCACCGTCAAGACCATGTGTTCCTCGTCCCTGACGGCCCTCCACCTCGCCTGCCAGAGCCTGCAGACGGGTGACTGCGAGGTCGCCGTCGCCGGTGGTGTCAACCTGTCCCTGCACCCCGCGAAGTACCTCCTGCTGGGACAGGCCGGCTTCGCGTCCAGTACGGGCCGCTGCGAGAGCTTCGGCCAGGGCGGCGACGGCTATGTGCCCGCCGAGGGAGTGGGGGCGGTGATGCTGAAGCCGCTGGACCGGGCCATCGCCGACAACGACCGCATCCACGGGGTCATCAAGGCGACGGCGGTCAACCACGGCGGCCGCACGAACGGCTACACGGTCCCCAACCCGAACGCCCAGGCTGACGTGGTAGCCCGTGCCCTCGACAAGGCAGGGGTCGACGCCCGCACCATCAGCTACGTCGAGGCGCACGGCACGGGAACCTCACTGGGTGACCCGATCGAGATCGCCGGCCTCGCCAAGGCGTTCGCCCGCCACACCGACGACCGAGGGTTCTGCGCGATCGGCTCGGTCAAGAGCAACATCGGACACGCCGAGAGCGCCGCGGGGATCTCCGCCTTCACCAAGGTGCTGCTGCAGCTCGCGCACGGCCGGCTGGCGCCCTCGCTCCACTCGGAGACGCTCAACCCGCACATCGACTTCACGGGCACGCCCTTCCGGGTCCAGCGGGAGCCGGGGGAGTGGCGGCGGCCGGTGATCGACACACCCGACGGGCCCCGGGAGTACCCGCGTCTCGCCGGTATCTCGTCCTTCGGGGCGGGCGGATCGAACGCACACGTCATCGTGGGCGAGTACGTACCGGCCGGGCCCGTGGCGGCCGACGATCCGGCGCAGTGGCCGCTGGGGTCGGTCATCGTGCTCTCGGCGAGAACCGAGGAGCAACTGCGCGAGCAGGCCGGGCGCTTGCTGGACTGGGTGCGCGAGGAGCGGATCGAGGACGCCGACGTGCCCGCCGTCGCGGCCACTCTCCAGGTGGCCCGGGAGCACATGGCCGAGCGGCTGGCGTTCCTGGCCGGCTCGGTGGCCGAGCTGACGGCCCGGCTGGGCGACTACGTCGAGGGCAAGGACGACGCCGGTACCCACCGGGGCCGCGGCAGGCGCTCCCAGGACGTCGTGTCCGTCCTTGCCGAGGACGAGGACATGGCAGGCACCATCGCGGCCTGGGTGGACAAGGGGAAGTTCGGCAAGCTGCTCGAACTGTGGACCAATGGGCTCGACCTGCCGTGGCGCAGTCACTACCCGACCAGCCTGCCGCGCAGGCTCTCCCTGCCGGCTTATCCGTTCGCCCGCAAGCGGTTCTGGGCAGCCGACGGTGCCCGGTCCGCTGCCGTGACGGCAGGCCGCGGCCCGGTCACGGCAGCCGAACCGGCCGAGCCGGCGGTGCCCGCCGACGCGGCGGTCCAGGTGGCGCCCGCCCCGGCCCCCCGGATCGCGGCGAAGCCCCGCGGTATCGGCCTGGCCCCCCTGGACGCCGGGATCGGTTCGGCCCCCGCACGGCCGGCACCGGCGGGCTCGGTCCCGGTACTCCCGGTGCCGGAAGAGCCGTCCCGAGAAGCCGACGCACCAGACGCGACACCGGAGACCGGAACGGAGGACGCCCCCCGCCCCGCCCCGGAGCACGGCCGGCCCGTTCCGGGGCCCGCCGTCCAGGACCGGGAGAGTCTCGTCCGCGAGCTGACGGCGAGCCTCGCCGAGGCCCTGTTCCTGCTCGAGGAAGAGATCGACCCGGACACGAAGTTCACCGACATCGGCCTGGACTCCATCGTCGGCGTCGAGTGGATGAAGGCGATCAACAAGCGGTACGGGCTGGACCTGACGGTGACCCGGCTCTACGACCACCCCACCGTCGTGGAGCTGTCGGCCTATGTCGCCGGGGAACTGGCCAAAGGAGGCGCCCCTCAGGGGCGTCCCTTTCGTGAGGTGACCGAACCCGCTGCCGGGCCGACGGGAGTCACCGTGCCGGAGCCCGCTGCCGGGCCGGCCGAGGTCACCGTGCCGGAGCCGACGAGGGCGGTCGTGCCGGCGCCCTCGGCCGTGCCGGCGTCCTCGGTCGTGCCGGCGACGTTCGCCGAGTCCGTCGCCGAGGAATCGCCGGGAGCGGATTCCCGCACGGCCGGTGCGATCGCCGTGGTGGGCATGTCCGGCAGGTATCCGGGGTCCGCGACCCTCGACGAGTACTGGGAGACCCTGGCGCAGGGCCGTGACTGCGTGGAGGAGGTGCCCGACTCCCGGTGGAGCGTCGTCGACCACTACGACCCGCGCCCCCACCAGGAGGGCAAGGTCACCTGCAAGTGGCTGGGGCGCCTCGACGACATCGAGAGCTTCGACCCGCTGTTCTTCAACATCCCGCCCGCGGAGGCGGAGACGATGGATCCGCAGCAGCGGCTGTTCCTCCAGGAGGCGTACCACGCGTTCGAGGACGCGGGCTACGATCCCCGTTCCCTGAGCGGCCGCAAGTGCGGTGTCTACCTCGGCATCATGAGCAGCGAGTACGGCATGCTCATGCAGCGGCAGGGCGGCGGAACGAGTGCGGCGGCCACGAGCGGCAGCAATGCCATCACGGCCGCGCGCATCGCCTACTTCCTCGATCTCAAGGGTCCGGCCATCGCCCTGGACACGGCGTGCTCGTCCTCTCTGGTGGCCACCCATCTGGCGACGCAGGCCCTGCGCGGCGGCGAGATCGACATGGCCCTCGTCGGGGGCGTCACCCTCTATCTGAGCCTGGACGCCTACCTCGGCATGTCCGGCGCGGGGATGCTGTCGCCGGACGGGCGCTGCAAGGCCTTCGACAACGGTGCGAACGGATTCGTGCCCGGCGAGGGCGTGGGCGCGCTCGTCCTCAAGCGTCTCGCCGACGCCGTCCGCGACGGTGACCACATCCACGGCGTGGTCATCGGCTCGGGTATCAACCAGGACGGGAGGACCAACGGCATCACCGCGCCGAGCGGCGCGAGCCAGATGGAGCTGGAGCGCGACGTCTACCACCGGTACGGCATCGACCCGGCCGGGATCGGCTACGCCGAACTGCACGGCACCGGAACCAAGCTGGGTGACCCGATCGAGCTGGAGGCCCTCGCGACGGTCTACCGGGAACACACGGACAAGACCGGGTACTGCGCCATCGGCTCCGTGAAGAGCAACCTGGGCCACACCTCGGCCGCCGCCGGCATCGCCTCGATCCAGAAGGCCCTGCTGTGCATGCGCAACGAGCAGCTGGTGCCCACGTTGCACTTCGAACGGCCCAACGAGCACTTCGACTTCGAGAACTCCCCGTTCCGCGTGAACACCGAGCTCTCCCCGTGGAAGACCGAGCCGGGTGTCCCGCGGCGCGCGGCGGTCAGCGGCTTCGGCTTCAGCGGTACCAACGCCCACCTGGTGGTGGAGGAACCTCCGCGGGATGCCGCGGAGCGGCCGGCCGGAGGCCCGCAGATCTTCGTGCTGTCGGCCAGGAGCGAGGAACAGCTGAGGACGTCGGCCGCCCGTCTCGCCGGTCACCTGCGCGCCCACCCGTCGCTGGCCCTGGCGGACGTCGCCCACACACTGCAGCAGGGCAGGGAGGCCATGGCGCGGCGGCTGGCCGTCGTGGCCGGCACGCCGGGAGAGCTGCTGGAGAAGCTGACACGGTACGTCGATGACGGAGTCGGGGACGGCGTCTTCACGGGCCTGGCCGGCAAGGACCGGGCGGGCCGCCCCGGGGCCGTGCCACGGGCCGGTGCGGACGGCACGCTGTCGGTGACGGAGGCCGAGCGGCTGGCCGCGGCGTGGACCGGCGGAACGCCCGTCGACTGGGCACTGCTGTCCGGGGCAACGCGGCCCCGCCGGGTCCCGCTGCCCACGTACCCGTTCGCGCGTGAGCGCTGCTGGTTCGGCGACGCCCCGGAGTCCGGACGGCCCGAGGCGTCCCTCCCGGCACCGCACCCCGCCACCGCCGGGGAGGACCACGCGCAGCCCGGCCCCGGCGGCGAGGCCCCGGACGGCACGAACATCCTGCTGGCGCCGGTCTGGGACGCGGTCCCGCGGAGCGCGCCGGGGGACGTGGCGCTGCCGTCCGGCCGGGTCGTCGTGATCGGCGGCACCGCGGAGCAGCGGGAGCGTGTCCGGACCGTCCTTCCCCGTGCCGAACACCTGACGCTGGACCCCGCGGACACGACCGGGACCATCGCCGCGAAGCTCGACGCCGCCGGCGAAGCCCTCGGGCACCTCGTCTGGCTGGCGCCCCGGCGGACGGCCGCCGATGCTGGCGCCGTCACCGCGGACGACGCGCTGGTGGACGCGCAGGAGACCGGTCTGTACGCCTGCTTCCGCACGCTGAAGGCGCTGTTGACGCTGGGATACGGCCGCCGTCCGCTCAACGTCACGGTCGTGACCGAGCGGGCCCTGCGGGTCCGGCGCACGGACGTGGCCGACCCCGCCCACGCCGGACTGCACGGACTCCTCGGCTCGGTGGCGAAGGAGTACCCGGCCTGGAC